In Janthinobacterium sp. J1-1, a single genomic region encodes these proteins:
- a CDS encoding major coat protein has translation MDDIQMKNKLIAGVVLSIASAGSAMAEVPAAVATTVASISADGKSIFDTVFPVVGVVIGLMVVIKLFKRFIAKI, from the coding sequence ATGGATGATATTCAAATGAAAAACAAGTTGATCGCTGGTGTTGTTCTGTCGATTGCCTCGGCTGGCTCTGCAATGGCTGAAGTACCTGCTGCTGTAGCGACTACGGTTGCATCGATTTCCGCAGATGGTAAGAGCATTTTCGACACCGTGTTTCCGGTTGTTGGCGTCGTCATCGGCCTGATGGTAGTCATCAAGCTGTTCAAACGCTTCATCGCCAAAATCTAA
- the trbE gene encoding conjugal transfer protein TrbE, with translation MLNLAEYRQRPALLADWLPWAGLIAPGVVLNKDGSFQRTARFRGPDLDSATQGELIATTARLNNALRRLGSGWALFVEAERQSAADYPHSDFPEPLSWLVDEERRAAFEESGNHYESSYHLTLAYLPPEESRARAAKLLYEHAPGDGVDWRGRLDAFLAETDRVFDLLDGVMPEIVWLDDAATLTYLHATVSTRRYRLAVPEVPFHLDALLADSALVGGLAPMLGDQHLRVVSVRGFPTSTWPGLLDDLNRLGFAYRWSTRFLCLDKAEAEKELGRLRRQWFAKRKNVIALLRETIFQQESPLVDTDASNKAADADAALQELGSDQVAFGYLTATVTVFDDDPAVADEKLRMVERVIQGRGFVTIPETLNAVDAWLSSIPGNAYANVRQPIVSTLNLAHMMPVSAVWAGPEKNAHLDGPPLIVTRTDGATPFRLVTHIGDVGHTLVAGPTGMGKSVLLAMLALQFRRYGGSRIFAFDMGRSMRATVLGLGGEHYDLGADGAIAFQPLARIDSEGYRTWAAEWIEGRLLHEGVTVGPDEKAAIWSALGSLAGAPVEQRTMTGLSVLLQSNALRQALSPYVLGGAHGKLLDADRDRLGSGDVQGFEMEELMHSPAAVQAVLRYLFARFDARFDGAPTLLILDEAWLFLDEPSFAARIRQWLKTLRKKNVSVIFATQSLADIKDSTIAPAIIESCASRIFLPNPQATEPQIRTVYEGFGLNSRQIEIVATAQPKRDYYYQSRLGNRLFDLDLGPAALAFSGASTPQDQRDIDRVLTQAGAPGFAGAWLRHRGLDWAADLLPSSPSAASFLATQPLEISP, from the coding sequence ATGCTTAACCTTGCCGAATACCGCCAGCGGCCCGCCTTGCTGGCCGACTGGCTTCCCTGGGCTGGGCTGATCGCGCCGGGCGTGGTGCTGAACAAGGATGGCTCGTTTCAGCGCACGGCGCGCTTTCGCGGGCCTGATCTGGACAGCGCCACGCAGGGCGAATTGATCGCCACGACGGCACGGCTAAACAACGCGTTGCGCCGGCTGGGTTCGGGCTGGGCGCTGTTCGTGGAAGCCGAGCGCCAGTCGGCCGCGGACTATCCGCATTCCGACTTTCCCGAACCGCTGTCCTGGCTGGTGGACGAAGAACGCCGCGCTGCCTTTGAGGAATCGGGGAACCACTACGAAAGCAGCTATCACCTGACGCTAGCCTATCTGCCGCCGGAGGAATCCCGCGCTCGTGCAGCCAAGCTGCTCTACGAGCACGCGCCGGGCGATGGTGTGGACTGGCGCGGTCGGCTTGACGCCTTCCTGGCAGAAACGGATCGGGTTTTCGACCTGCTCGATGGCGTGATGCCAGAAATCGTCTGGTTGGACGATGCCGCGACGCTGACTTATCTTCACGCCACGGTGTCCACGCGGCGCTACCGGCTGGCCGTGCCCGAGGTGCCTTTCCACCTCGACGCACTGCTGGCCGATTCCGCCCTAGTCGGCGGCCTTGCGCCCATGCTGGGTGACCAGCATCTGCGCGTGGTGTCGGTGCGGGGCTTTCCGACCTCGACCTGGCCGGGCCTGCTGGACGACCTCAATCGCCTGGGCTTTGCCTATCGCTGGAGTACCCGGTTTCTCTGCCTCGATAAAGCCGAGGCGGAAAAGGAGCTGGGCCGCCTGCGTCGCCAGTGGTTTGCGAAACGGAAGAATGTCATTGCGCTACTGCGCGAAACCATCTTCCAGCAGGAATCGCCGCTGGTGGACACGGATGCCAGCAACAAGGCGGCCGACGCGGATGCCGCCTTGCAAGAGCTTGGCAGCGATCAAGTCGCCTTCGGCTACCTCACCGCCACGGTGACGGTGTTCGATGACGACCCTGCCGTAGCCGACGAAAAGCTGCGCATGGTGGAACGTGTCATCCAAGGACGTGGCTTCGTCACCATCCCCGAAACCTTAAATGCAGTCGATGCGTGGCTGTCGTCCATACCAGGCAATGCCTATGCCAACGTGCGCCAGCCCATCGTCTCGACGCTGAATCTGGCGCACATGATGCCGGTGTCCGCCGTGTGGGCTGGGCCGGAGAAAAACGCCCATCTCGACGGCCCGCCGCTGATCGTCACGCGCACGGATGGCGCGACGCCGTTCCGGCTGGTGACGCACATCGGCGACGTGGGGCATACGCTGGTCGCGGGGCCGACGGGCATGGGAAAATCTGTCCTGCTGGCGATGCTCGCCTTGCAGTTCCGCCGCTATGGCGGCTCGCGCATCTTCGCCTTCGACATGGGGCGATCCATGCGGGCGACGGTGCTGGGCCTGGGCGGCGAACACTACGACCTCGGCGCGGACGGCGCCATTGCCTTTCAGCCCTTGGCCCGTATCGACAGCGAAGGCTATCGCACCTGGGCCGCCGAGTGGATCGAAGGCCGCCTGCTGCATGAAGGCGTGACCGTCGGCCCCGACGAGAAAGCCGCCATTTGGTCGGCGCTCGGCAGCCTCGCTGGTGCGCCGGTGGAGCAGCGCACGATGACCGGGCTTTCGGTGCTGCTGCAATCGAACGCGCTGCGGCAGGCATTGTCGCCGTATGTGCTGGGCGGCGCGCACGGCAAGCTACTGGATGCCGACCGCGACCGGCTCGGCAGCGGCGACGTGCAGGGCTTTGAGATGGAAGAGCTAATGCACAGCCCCGCCGCCGTGCAAGCGGTGCTGCGCTACTTGTTCGCCCGCTTCGATGCACGTTTCGACGGTGCTCCCACGCTGCTGATTCTCGATGAAGCCTGGCTATTCCTTGATGAACCGTCCTTCGCGGCACGCATCCGGCAATGGTTGAAAACTCTGCGCAAGAAAAACGTGTCGGTGATCTTCGCCACGCAGTCGCTTGCCGACATCAAGGATTCGACCATCGCGCCCGCGATCATCGAAAGCTGCGCGAGCCGGATTTTCTTGCCCAACCCGCAGGCGACCGAGCCGCAGATTCGCACGGTCTACGAGGGCTTTGGCCTCAACAGTCGGCAAATCGAAATCGTCGCCACCGCGCAGCCCAAGCGCGACTACTACTACCAATCGCGCCTGGGCAATCGTCTGTTCGACCTCGACCTGGGGCCAGCCGCGCTCGCCTTCTCGGGCGCATCCACACCGCAAGACCAACGCGACATTGACCGAGTGCTGACGCAGGCCGGCGCTCCCGGCTTCGCCGGTGCGTGGCTACGCCATCGCGGCCTCGATTGGGCCGCCGACCTGCTGCCGTCCTCGCCGTCGGCGGCTTCTTTCCTCGCTACTCAACCCCTGGAGATTTCGCCATGA
- the trbG gene encoding P-type conjugative transfer protein TrbG, with translation MNLSFRLYAFALTVVALSGCASQGKPPPSISLDEPVQAQPLPEPPAPVEVVAMPEPLALPAQLKPLHELDAAPAKPEPADEKVRVSRANAEARIAPTREGYVNAIQVWPFTDGALYQVYAAPGRVTVVSLQPGEELVTVAAGDTVRWIVGDTSSGSGDAMRINVLVKPIRSGLKTNLVITTSRRTYLLELTSTEKAWMASVSWDYPKDRMLALQRQSQAASAAAPVDTGLSLEKIRFRYSVSGSNPPWKPLRAFDDGEKVYIQFPPGIAQGELPPLFVIGAQGDGQLVNYRFRSPYYIVDRLFGAAELRLGGDKGDVVRIERTDGLARRN, from the coding sequence ATGAACCTGTCTTTCCGCTTATACGCTTTCGCGCTGACCGTGGTGGCCCTGTCGGGCTGCGCTTCGCAGGGCAAGCCGCCTCCGTCCATTTCGCTCGATGAGCCGGTGCAGGCACAGCCGCTGCCGGAGCCGCCTGCTCCAGTGGAAGTCGTCGCCATGCCCGAGCCGCTGGCGCTGCCAGCGCAGTTGAAGCCGCTGCACGAGTTGGACGCGGCCCCGGCTAAGCCGGAGCCGGCCGATGAGAAGGTGCGCGTTTCCCGTGCCAATGCCGAGGCGCGCATCGCGCCCACGCGCGAGGGCTACGTCAATGCGATTCAGGTGTGGCCCTTCACCGATGGTGCGCTCTACCAAGTCTATGCCGCGCCGGGACGCGTGACCGTGGTTTCCTTGCAGCCGGGCGAGGAACTAGTGACGGTCGCAGCCGGCGATACCGTGCGCTGGATCGTCGGTGACACGTCCAGCGGCAGCGGCGACGCGATGCGCATCAATGTGCTGGTCAAGCCCATCCGCTCAGGCCTCAAGACGAATTTGGTCATCACCACCAGTCGCAGAACATACCTGCTGGAACTGACCTCGACGGAAAAGGCATGGATGGCGTCGGTGTCCTGGGACTACCCAAAAGACCGGATGTTGGCCTTGCAGCGCCAGTCGCAGGCGGCTAGCGCCGCCGCACCGGTCGATACCGGACTGTCGCTGGAGAAGATCCGCTTCCGATATTCCGTCTCAGGCAGCAATCCGCCGTGGAAGCCGCTGCGCGCCTTCGACGATGGCGAGAAGGTCTATATCCAGTTCCCGCCGGGAATCGCCCAAGGCGAGCTGCCACCGCTGTTCGTCATCGGCGCGCAGGGCGACGGACAACTGGTGAATTACCGTTTTCGCTCGCCTTACTACATCGTGGATCGGCTGTTCGGCGCGGCCGAACTGCGCCTGGGCGGCGACAAGGGTGACGTGGTGCGTATCGAACGCACGGATGGCTTGGCGCGGAGGAACTGA
- the trbL gene encoding P-type conjugative transfer protein TrbL, whose product MNDVTIIDRFLDTFSRYIDSGFGLLQGEVAFLTATLIVIDMTIAGLYWAMSHATGQGEDVIAKLLRKVLYVGAFAYIIGNFNWLSSIVFRSFAGLGITATGSAITMENFLQPGRLAKTGIDAAAPILDQIGDMAGFPEVFVNLDPIVVLFIAWLVVILCFFVLAVQLFITLIEFKLTTLAGFVLIPFALWNKTSFLAEKVLGNVVSSGIKVLVLAVIVGIGSGLFAEFQVHPDEPSIDHALVVMLASLALLALGIFGPGIATGLVSGAPQLGAGAMAGAAVGAVGTGVAIGAAATGVGGAVMAGARMAPAAAKLAGSGARAATSAASSAKSAFQAGSAAAGGGAKGAAAGLGNVAKTGAQAAGRRAASGASAAGQKVADSFRAGWNGADVGAAGSGQAAAGEGAASAPKQEQPAWAKRMHRRQQITHAATTAAHTLRSGDGGGSGQGPSLRPDA is encoded by the coding sequence ATGAACGACGTAACGATCATCGACAGATTCCTCGATACCTTCTCGCGCTACATCGACTCCGGTTTCGGTCTGCTGCAAGGCGAAGTCGCGTTCCTGACGGCCACTCTCATTGTCATCGACATGACCATTGCCGGTCTGTATTGGGCCATGAGCCATGCGACCGGCCAGGGCGAGGACGTGATCGCCAAGCTGCTGCGCAAGGTGCTTTACGTCGGTGCCTTCGCCTACATCATCGGTAACTTCAATTGGCTGTCGAGCATCGTGTTCCGCTCGTTCGCCGGGCTAGGCATCACCGCCACTGGCTCGGCCATAACGATGGAGAACTTCTTGCAGCCGGGTCGGCTTGCCAAGACCGGCATCGACGCCGCTGCGCCGATCCTCGACCAGATCGGTGACATGGCCGGCTTCCCCGAAGTGTTCGTGAACCTCGACCCCATCGTGGTGCTGTTCATCGCTTGGCTGGTGGTGATCCTCTGTTTCTTCGTGCTCGCGGTTCAGCTTTTCATCACGTTGATCGAGTTCAAGCTGACCACGCTTGCCGGCTTCGTCTTGATCCCGTTTGCGCTCTGGAACAAAACCTCGTTCCTCGCGGAAAAGGTGCTCGGCAATGTGGTTTCGTCAGGCATCAAGGTCTTGGTGCTGGCGGTAATCGTCGGCATCGGCTCGGGCCTGTTCGCGGAGTTCCAGGTTCATCCCGACGAGCCTTCCATCGACCATGCGCTTGTCGTGATGCTGGCTTCGCTTGCCTTGCTGGCGCTGGGCATCTTCGGCCCCGGCATCGCCACGGGCCTTGTGTCCGGTGCGCCGCAGCTCGGCGCGGGTGCGATGGCGGGCGCTGCCGTCGGCGCGGTAGGCACGGGTGTTGCCATCGGTGCCGCCGCGACCGGCGTGGGCGGTGCCGTCATGGCGGGCGCACGCATGGCCCCGGCCGCCGCAAAGCTGGCCGGGAGCGGCGCACGCGCCGCCACGTCGGCGGCCAGCAGCGCCAAGTCCGCATTCCAGGCCGGTTCCGCCGCTGCGGGCGGCGGGGCTAAAGGCGCGGCTGCGGGCCTCGGCAATGTCGCCAAGACCGGCGCGCAAGCGGCAGGCCGCCGAGCTGCATCGGGCGCTTCCGCTGCCGGTCAGAAGGTGGCCGACTCCTTCCGGGCAGGATGGAACGGTGCGGATGTCGGCGCTGCCGGTTCCGGCCAGGCCGCCGCAGGCGAAGGCGCAGCCAGCGCGCCGAAGCAAGAGCAACCCGCCTGGGCAAAGCGGATGCACCGCCGCCAGCAGATCACCCATGCCGCAACCACCGCAGCCCACACGCTGCGCAGTGGCGACGGCGGCGGCTCAGGGCAAGGCCCAAGCCTGCGCCCCGATGCGTGA
- a CDS encoding tyrosine-type recombinase/integrase encodes MTIKPVKTGWQVNVQPGGRSGKRIKKTFPTKAEAIAWERHIQAKVQEVPEWAPPKKDARRLSDLIDVWHQHHGSGLKDGAGRKRILLAMCEAMGNPRADQFTPDQFAEYRMKRMEAGITANTMNREQAYLRAVFNETIRLGHWKKENPLTKLRAFKIQEKELSYLEQGQIVTLLTQLDKSRNAHVSLVAKVCLATGARWGEAESLRLTQVRNGLIQFVQTKSSKARAVPITDELEKSLKTHHGITGDGERFFTTAYSAFREALTKAKLKLSVGQLTHILRHTFASHFMMNGGNILALQKVLGHHSLTMTMRYAHLSPEHLQETRQLNPLARLNHG; translated from the coding sequence ATGACAATTAAGCCTGTCAAGACTGGCTGGCAGGTAAATGTGCAACCTGGTGGGAGAAGTGGGAAACGAATCAAGAAAACATTCCCAACCAAAGCAGAAGCAATCGCCTGGGAGCGACACATACAAGCAAAGGTGCAAGAAGTCCCAGAGTGGGCGCCACCAAAGAAAGATGCACGACGACTTTCTGATCTCATCGACGTATGGCACCAGCACCACGGGTCCGGTCTAAAGGATGGAGCAGGACGGAAGCGCATATTGCTCGCAATGTGTGAAGCGATGGGGAATCCACGGGCAGATCAATTTACGCCCGATCAATTTGCTGAATATCGGATGAAGCGCATGGAAGCTGGCATCACTGCCAACACCATGAACCGTGAGCAAGCGTATCTGAGGGCTGTATTCAACGAAACGATCAGACTAGGCCATTGGAAGAAAGAGAACCCGCTGACCAAACTACGGGCCTTCAAAATTCAGGAAAAAGAATTGTCGTATTTGGAGCAGGGGCAAATAGTCACGCTACTAACGCAACTTGATAAATCTAGAAATGCACATGTCTCACTTGTGGCTAAGGTATGCTTAGCGACTGGCGCGCGCTGGGGAGAAGCGGAAAGCTTACGCTTAACCCAGGTTCGAAACGGCCTGATTCAGTTCGTGCAAACAAAGTCGAGCAAAGCACGGGCAGTTCCAATTACAGATGAACTCGAAAAATCATTAAAGACCCATCACGGGATCACCGGAGATGGCGAGCGATTTTTCACCACTGCCTATTCTGCATTTCGTGAAGCGCTGACTAAGGCTAAGCTTAAGCTCTCTGTAGGCCAACTCACACATATTTTGCGGCACACGTTTGCGAGTCACTTCATGATGAATGGTGGCAACATCCTGGCCCTACAGAAGGTCCTGGGGCATCACAGTTTGACGATGACAATGCGATACGCCCACCTGTCACCTGAGCACCTGCAGGAGACACGGCAGCTCAATCCACTAGCAAGGCTCAATCACGGTTGA
- a CDS encoding DUF2274 domain-containing protein → MTTRKLRLGPLPKTESTKLTFACPASLKADLDRYATLHAQTYGEAVDATVLIPHMLEAFMVGDRGFRKGGAGKAAPPKPS, encoded by the coding sequence ATGACGACGCGCAAGCTACGGCTCGGGCCGCTGCCGAAAACGGAATCCACGAAGCTGACTTTTGCTTGCCCGGCCAGCCTGAAAGCCGACCTCGACCGCTACGCTACGCTGCACGCGCAGACCTACGGCGAGGCGGTCGATGCCACGGTGCTAATTCCGCACATGCTAGAAGCCTTCATGGTCGGAGATCGGGGATTCAGGAAGGGAGGCGCGGGCAAGGCCGCGCCGCCGAAGCCAAGCTGA
- a CDS encoding replication initiation factor domain-containing protein: protein MSKTSSKISSVAEHAQRYIDASGGVSAVRSVKSRIYGVGKLAAACTDRSVSAPALPVRIGAEAESAGLVPQIAQVSASEGSHINNMWENLESTESETWSSICDEDLGEVELVMTDSGKIKSVMVRRPSAAQTCVIDWINFSVLEDTWFKTAREQLISDDQIIVEASRQLEKIFGFGITSNRGKGMNFYRDSWVLGDGMGFVCFGGQRSTMLITLTGQGCLNAVAGWEKRLHGFLTRTAIRPTISRIDLAHDDLDGSYLSVDWAEQQWWDGGYSFKKGGRPPEIQEIGNWKRPSGKGRTLAIGQRTSSKYCRFYEKGKKEGDKLSLWCRCEIEFKNTNTIIRPDVLLDPSSFFVGAYPCLAMFATVETPARMEVKARAQHITVDDSIAVTKRQYGKYIRVFRALFGDKETLDLITNEDENAFPKRLKPFLSFADTGPAPVHVEPPPYVPSFFHFINTVPSFGLNGEHGFA, encoded by the coding sequence ATGTCGAAAACATCCTCAAAAATTTCATCCGTTGCTGAGCATGCTCAGCGCTACATAGATGCTTCTGGTGGCGTGTCAGCAGTCCGTTCTGTTAAGTCTCGGATTTATGGTGTCGGCAAACTTGCGGCCGCATGCACCGACCGTTCCGTCAGCGCGCCAGCGCTGCCGGTGCGGATCGGTGCAGAGGCCGAATCGGCCGGGTTAGTGCCGCAAATAGCGCAGGTAAGCGCGAGCGAAGGTTCCCACATTAATAACATGTGGGAAAACCTAGAAAGCACCGAATCGGAGACCTGGTCGAGCATCTGCGACGAAGACCTAGGTGAAGTTGAACTGGTTATGACTGACAGCGGGAAAATCAAGTCGGTGATGGTACGCCGTCCCTCTGCCGCTCAAACCTGTGTGATCGACTGGATTAATTTTTCGGTTCTAGAAGACACCTGGTTCAAGACTGCGCGTGAGCAATTGATTTCTGATGACCAGATCATCGTTGAAGCCAGCCGGCAACTGGAAAAAATATTCGGCTTTGGGATAACGTCAAATCGTGGAAAGGGCATGAACTTTTACCGTGATTCTTGGGTGCTTGGAGACGGTATGGGCTTCGTCTGCTTCGGTGGGCAGCGTTCAACTATGCTGATCACGTTGACTGGTCAAGGGTGCTTGAACGCTGTCGCTGGCTGGGAAAAGCGCCTGCACGGCTTCCTCACGAGAACGGCAATCAGACCCACTATTTCCCGCATTGACCTTGCGCATGATGACCTTGACGGCTCCTACCTTTCCGTCGATTGGGCAGAACAGCAATGGTGGGACGGCGGATACAGCTTTAAAAAAGGTGGTCGACCTCCGGAGATCCAAGAGATTGGTAACTGGAAACGTCCTAGCGGTAAGGGACGTACTCTGGCAATAGGCCAGCGTACTTCCAGCAAATATTGCCGCTTCTATGAGAAGGGCAAGAAGGAGGGCGACAAGCTGTCTTTGTGGTGTCGTTGCGAGATTGAGTTTAAGAACACGAACACAATTATTCGTCCGGATGTGTTGCTTGATCCAAGCTCTTTTTTTGTCGGCGCATATCCATGCTTGGCAATGTTTGCCACTGTCGAAACGCCTGCCCGCATGGAAGTGAAGGCCCGCGCCCAGCACATCACGGTGGATGACTCTATCGCTGTGACGAAGCGCCAATACGGCAAATATATCCGTGTCTTTCGCGCGTTGTTTGGCGACAAGGAAACGCTCGATCTGATCACCAATGAAGACGAAAACGCTTTTCCAAAGCGGCTCAAACCGTTCCTCAGTTTTGCCGATACCGGACCAGCTCCCGTTCACGTCGAGCCGCCTCCGTACGTCCCGTCATTTTTTCATTTTATTAACACCGTCCCATCTTTCGGCCTCAATGGGGAACACGGTTTTGCGTAG
- the trbF gene encoding conjugal transfer protein TrbF: MRFKRPQVRYADTPQPATPYQSAAQVWDERIGSARVQAKNWRFMAFGCLTLALLMAGGLVWRSAQSIVTPYVIEVDQSGQVRAVGEAATPYRPADAQIAHHLARFVTLVRSLSIDPIVVRQNWLDAYDYTTDKGAAVLNDYASKNDPFARVGRESVTVQITSVVRASDASFNVRWTEQRFINGAPAGTERWNAVLSTVLQTPRTEQRLRKNPLGIYVNGLSWSRELDSSEGAKP; encoded by the coding sequence ATGCGATTCAAACGCCCGCAGGTGCGCTATGCCGACACGCCGCAGCCTGCCACCCCGTACCAATCCGCCGCGCAGGTGTGGGACGAGCGCATCGGCTCGGCCCGCGTCCAGGCCAAGAACTGGCGTTTTATGGCCTTCGGCTGCCTCACGCTTGCGCTGCTGATGGCCGGTGGCCTGGTGTGGCGCTCGGCGCAGTCCATCGTCACCCCTTACGTCATCGAGGTCGATCAGTCGGGGCAGGTGCGCGCCGTCGGCGAAGCCGCCACGCCGTACCGGCCCGCCGATGCGCAGATCGCGCACCACCTGGCGCGCTTCGTGACGCTGGTGCGCTCGCTGTCTATCGATCCCATCGTGGTGCGGCAAAACTGGCTGGACGCCTACGACTACACCACCGACAAAGGCGCGGCGGTGCTCAACGACTACGCCAGCAAGAACGATCCTTTCGCCCGTGTTGGCCGCGAGTCGGTGACGGTGCAGATCACCAGCGTGGTACGCGCCAGCGATGCCTCGTTCAACGTCCGTTGGACGGAGCAACGGTTCATCAACGGTGCCCCCGCCGGGACCGAGCGATGGAACGCGGTGCTTTCCACCGTCCTGCAAACCCCGCGCACCGAACAGCGCCTGCGCAAGAACCCGCTGGGTATCTACGTCAACGGCCTGTCGTGGAGCCGCGAACTGGATTCTTCTGAAGGAGCCAAGCCATGA
- a CDS encoding TrbI/VirB10 family protein, which produces MSQDDTPDLATPHAGKVAPEAVALRAQPRPVTRLNRRTLAILVGGLSVAVLGALMWSLQPQRRGAGEQTELYNVDRVSKSEGLDALPADYSKLPPPLAASVPELGPPLPGDLGPAIVKSQQPVTAAYAAPGNDPNDALRKEAEAAAASAVFFRSGSQKAAPVAQTQVAAAPGFTANAAFDPLAAGPASTAAQPADPTAVQNRQDQKEAFQKAGTTEARDSGNLTLPASPYQVMAGTVVAGALVTGIKSDLPGDVIATVTEPVYDTATGKFLLIPQGSRILGKYNSQVSYGQSRVQVVWNRIILPDTSSLKLDNLAGTDPAGYAGLEDDVDWHWDRVFAGAALTTLLGIGAELAAPENRQDGDRVIIAGRDSAQDSINQVGQEMTRRNLNIQPTLTERPGLPVRIIVNRDLVLRPYQPLFFNRGTSR; this is translated from the coding sequence ATGAGCCAGGACGACACTCCCGACCTCGCCACGCCGCATGCGGGCAAGGTGGCACCCGAGGCAGTTGCGCTGCGCGCCCAACCGCGCCCGGTCACGCGCCTGAACCGGCGCACGCTGGCCATCCTCGTCGGCGGTCTCTCGGTCGCTGTGCTCGGCGCGCTGATGTGGTCGCTGCAACCGCAGCGGCGCGGTGCAGGCGAGCAGACCGAGCTTTACAACGTCGATCGCGTCTCGAAGTCCGAAGGGTTGGACGCGCTGCCGGCGGACTACTCGAAGCTGCCGCCCCCCTTGGCGGCATCCGTGCCGGAGTTGGGGCCGCCGCTGCCAGGCGATCTTGGCCCGGCCATTGTGAAGTCGCAGCAGCCGGTGACGGCCGCCTACGCGGCCCCCGGCAACGACCCCAACGACGCGTTGCGCAAGGAAGCCGAAGCAGCAGCGGCATCGGCGGTGTTCTTCCGCTCTGGTTCGCAGAAGGCCGCGCCGGTGGCGCAGACACAGGTAGCCGCTGCGCCGGGCTTCACCGCCAATGCGGCCTTCGACCCGCTGGCGGCCGGGCCTGCGTCGACGGCGGCCCAGCCCGCCGACCCGACCGCCGTGCAGAACCGGCAAGACCAGAAAGAGGCATTCCAGAAAGCCGGAACCACGGAAGCCCGTGATTCCGGCAACCTGACGCTGCCGGCGTCGCCGTATCAGGTCATGGCCGGAACGGTGGTCGCCGGGGCGCTGGTGACGGGCATCAAGTCGGACTTGCCGGGCGATGTGATCGCCACAGTGACGGAGCCGGTCTATGACACGGCTACCGGCAAGTTCCTGCTGATCCCGCAGGGGTCACGCATCCTGGGCAAATACAACAGCCAGGTCAGCTACGGGCAGAGCCGCGTGCAAGTGGTGTGGAACCGGATCATCCTGCCCGACACGTCTTCGCTCAAGCTCGACAACTTGGCCGGCACCGATCCGGCCGGCTACGCCGGCTTGGAAGATGATGTGGATTGGCATTGGGATCGCGTCTTTGCCGGTGCGGCACTGACGACGCTACTGGGCATCGGTGCCGAACTGGCTGCGCCGGAGAACCGGCAGGACGGTGATCGCGTCATCATCGCCGGCCGCGATAGCGCCCAGGACAGCATCAATCAGGTCGGTCAGGAGATGACCCGGCGCAACCTCAACATCCAGCCCACCTTGACGGAGCGCCCCGGCTTGCCGGTTCGCATCATCGTCAACCGCGATCTGGTGCTGCGGCCGTACCAGCCACTTTTCTTCAACAGGGGGACTTCGCGATGA
- the trbJ gene encoding P-type conjugative transfer protein TrbJ, producing MKTRVLSVSLAAALAGSLMLAQPAAALTFVDPVNLVQNTLTAIRTLEQINNQINQLQNEAQMLMNQARNLANLDFNIVNRLRSTLATTERLIAEAQGLAYDVQSMDATFSRLYPEQYAATISGDRMAQDARERWKNTLDGLHTAMRMQAQVSQNLTQDESALADLVSQSQSATGALQAMQATNQLLALQAKQSIQAQQLQITQDRAASLELARQAAATERAREVRRRFLGTGTPYTPQSVNFYNN from the coding sequence ATGAAGACCCGTGTACTTTCCGTTTCGCTCGCCGCCGCGCTGGCCGGCTCGCTGATGCTCGCTCAGCCAGCGGCGGCGCTCACTTTCGTTGATCCCGTCAACTTGGTGCAGAACACGCTGACTGCCATCCGCACGCTGGAGCAGATCAACAACCAGATCAACCAGCTCCAGAACGAAGCGCAGATGTTGATGAACCAGGCGCGCAACCTGGCGAATCTCGACTTCAACATCGTCAACCGGCTGCGCTCGACGCTCGCCACGACTGAACGCCTGATTGCCGAGGCGCAAGGGCTGGCCTACGACGTGCAGAGCATGGATGCCACGTTCTCGCGCCTGTACCCGGAGCAGTACGCCGCCACCATCAGCGGCGACCGCATGGCACAGGACGCACGCGAACGCTGGAAGAACACGCTCGACGGCCTGCACACCGCGATGCGGATGCAGGCGCAGGTGTCGCAGAACCTGACGCAAGACGAAAGCGCGCTGGCCGACCTCGTGAGCCAAAGCCAATCGGCCACGGGTGCGCTGCAAGCGATGCAGGCAACGAACCAGCTTCTCGCCTTGCAGGCCAAGCAGTCCATCCAGGCCCAGCAGCTCCAGATCACACAAGACAGGGCGGCCTCGCTGGAGCTGGCGCGGCAGGCAGCGGCCACCGAGCGCGCCCGCGAAGTGCGGCGGCGCTTCCTGGGCACCGGCACGCCGTACACACCGCAGTCCGTCAACTTCTACAACAACTGA